TAAGAAGAGCGCACCTCCGTCGTCTCCGGTAAAGATTTAAATCAGAGATATGTTCCCGCCCCAGTAAGGATTGACGGATCTGAAAGCCACCGAAATAACCGTCTCTAACATGGTAAATTCCGAGTGAAAATAAAAGATGATAGGAGTGATATGCAAACAAAGAGAAGCACAGCGAAATTATTCAATTAAAAGATGATCAAATTTTTTTTATTAGTTCAACTAAACATCAGAGAACGATATAAGATGGTTGTTAACCCACTCTGATTTGAGTTGAAGAAAACAAAAATCCTAATGTAGAACGGGAAGATCCCATAACTAAAATAAAAGATCATGGTCAATGAAAGAAAGAGATACTTCTAGCTGACTTATGATCAAACAAAACAACAAAAGAAACAAACCTATCTCTTTTACCAAAAACAAAAAAACAAAAACAAAAAACAAACCTATCCCCATCCCTTTGAAGGATTTTGAGGAGATGAAATTTTCTCAGAGTCTATTTTTTTTCCAAAAAACCCATTAGAAAATTAATTAGTTGTCGACTCAAATTGTCTTTTTTCTTTCGTCGACTGACTCAAATTGGTTTTATATGACTAGTAACGTAACGTTCGTAAGGTAATAATGACTCAAATTGTTGACTGAAAATTAACGTAACGTTCATAAGATATTATGACTAGCAATAAATTAATTGGTTGTTTACTTGCATTGGTTTATATACGACGATCAATATCAATGGAGAAATTGATAAATTGAACTAAGATTACAATGGCTTTACATATACTGTTCGTTCTCTTTTCTCATGTGCTTTTAACGCAAGTGGTCGAAGGAAACACTGATGTAAGATTCTACGACACCTACTGTGTTTTTAATTTCTTAAGATTTGATGTTTTCAATTTAGAATTCATTTTCTTCAATTTTGCAGGATTTTGATTGTGTTGATATATACAAACAACCAGCTTTCCAACATCCATTGCTGAAACACCATAAGATTCAGGTATGGTGGTGATTTTGGTTCAATTAAACATGGAATAATCTTGTAAGAGCATAATCTTCTAAAATAAATTCTTAATCTTGTTATCGTGTGTAAAACTACAGGAAATTTTCTATCCGGATGAAAATCTTGATAGAAAGGGTCAATATAAAACGAATTATCAAAGTTGTCCAAAAGGAAAAGTGCCAATCTTAAAACAAAGAAATGGAACTAAGAGCGTTCATCTTGACACAGTCGAGTATCCGGGCCAACATGTAAATTTTTATTTTTTTTCATTGTTTCTAGAAATATATCCATTTACTGCACTGCAAAAAAATATAGGCACCGATTGGGGTTGAAACTTTGAGGACATTAGAATGGTTAACAGTCTTCAAAACTTTTTTTTTACCCAATCATACTTTGATGGCTTTACGTTTCACTAAAGTCTCAAAAGTCACTTTCAGTTATTTTTTTCAATTTTTTTCTTGAGATGCTTTGCTTTCTTTTTTTGAAAATGATTATTATTATATTTCTACCTCCGAACTTTTTCAAATTTATTTTTCTTATACTAAATTAATTTCATTAAATAAAAATTTGACTAATTAATGTATAATATTTTTTTCTTGTTCTTTTGAAATCTATTTTATAGTGCTTTATAATTATATATATCAATAAAGAAAATTTTAGTTTTTTAATAATTATATTTTAAATAGTAATTTTATATATTCTTTATTTATATATTTTTTCTTGTTCTTTTGAAATCTATTTTATAGTGCTTTATAATTATATATATCAATAAAGAAAATTTTAGTTTTTTAATAATTATATTTTAAATAGTAATTTTATATATTTTGTTATTTGTGATATAATCCTAGCATCTACGTGTTTTTAATAGTAGTTAATTTTGTGAAAAATTTCCATAGTTTTTAAAGCCACAGTTCTTAACAATCCGAAAACCTAAAGCGAAAGCCTAAAGCGGAAGCCTAAAGCGTAAGTCCGTAGTAACAATCGGAGCTATAATACTAAATAATTCTGATCACCAACTCAATTATACAAATTTCCGGAACTGATAAAATATGACTTTCCTTTTGTAGATAGTCACGTTGTTGCCTTCTTACTAGCCTTGTTGATTATAATAATTAAAATGATTATATTTTTATATTTGTGAGTACAGTTTGCAACAATTGAGACCGTTTTGGATGGGAGCATCTATCGAGGAGCAGAAGCTAATATAAGTCTTCATAGCTTAACTCTGCAGAATAACCAGTTCAGTAAAAGTCAAATTTGGTTAGAGAATGGACCCCGTAATGAACTCAATAGCATTCAAGTTGGTTGGGGAGTAAGTTACTGTAAAACTTTTGCTTTTTTTTACCACCGAAATTCGTTATAGGAAATTTGAGCCTATAACCAAAAAAAAAAATATATTTCACCAAGTAACCATTTCATTCTCTTTTTTTTTTCTATCTCTCTCTATCATTTTACTACAAAACTAATATTTTTCCCAATATAGTTATTCAGCAAATTAACCCATTTGTTATTACCATTTAAAAAATAATAATATAAATGTGTTATTATCATTAGATTCATGTATGAATATTAAATGAAAGTTTCATTTAAAACAGTATAATATTTGATTTTTAAGTTGTAGAAAAAATATGGCTGTCTTTTTGACATTTAATTCTTACAGATACAGTGAATACAAGTATATAAAAATGTATTATAAATTAAATTTTACGGTTATCCAACAAATTATCCACATTAACACGTATTTTTGGATACAGTATGTTTCATCATGTATTTTATAATTTTATTTAGGTACATCCAAGATTGTATGGTGATACTCACACAAGATTTACAATATATTGGACCGTAAGTAAATCAACTATTTTCGTATTTATGTTTCCTTATACATTGCAAACCAGTAAACAGTTCGTGATTAATTAAAACAAAGCAGAACAATTAGTGATTAGTCTTTCTCCTTCCATAGTACTTGCCTTATAATTGTTTTTAATTAATCAGGCAGATGGTTATAAAAACTCTGGATGCTATAACATACAATGTCCTGGCTTTGTTATTGTAACTCGAATTCCTTGGATTGGAATAGCGTTTCCTAGAACCTCTATTTATGGTGATAAAAAATCATTTACTTTCACACCGCAAGTATTCCAGGTAAATTTTGCTCAAGTTTCTATACAATAAACTAAATAGTTAATTTCTCTTTAAAATTTAAAATTTTAATGTTTTATCGAATAAATAAATTGTATATTGATTTAAAATTATTTTAAATAGTTAACTATAGATAGAGAATGATATATTTATAACCAGATTTTAATGAGCTTTTAATAAGTGTGAAGACAGAAAAAAAGATATCTCTTGGAAACCAAGAAATATCTTAATAAAAGTTACAATTAAAAAAAAAACATCCAGGCTCTGAAATATGTTTGGATGTGTCCTCATATTTTATCTTTTTAGTATTTTCTTAATATAGTTTCTATTAGTTTTTCTTATTAAAATCACATTATGCTTATAAATTATAGATATATTCTTAATTACTTTTTGTCTAAATTTTATTAGGATGGCTTAAGCGGAAATTGGGGATTGAAAATATTTAATGAAGTAATTGGTTACTGGCCCAAAGAACTATTCACACATTTAAACGACGGAGCATCTTTAATACGTTTTGGAGGAAATACATTTATGTCTCCGGATGGAATAAGTCCTCCAATGGGAAATGGGCATTTTCCGGTTATCGACTTTCAAAAAAGTTCATTTTTTCTGCATGTCAAAGTTAGGAACTCGAATTATCAGTTACTTGATATTGAAGACAGGGAAACAAGACGTTATTCAGATTCGTTCCAGTGTTATAGATTATCGTATTGGGGTTATGCGAAGTCGAA
The DNA window shown above is from Brassica oleracea var. oleracea cultivar TO1000 chromosome C3, BOL, whole genome shotgun sequence and carries:
- the LOC106331313 gene encoding uncharacterized protein LOC106331313 codes for the protein MALHILFVLFSHVLLTQVVEGNTDDFDCVDIYKQPAFQHPLLKHHKIQEIFYPDENLDRKGQYKTNYQSCPKGKVPILKQRNGTKSVHLDTVEYPGQHFATIETVLDGSIYRGAEANISLHSLTLQNNQFSKSQIWLENGPRNELNSIQVGWGVHPRLYGDTHTRFTIYWTADGYKNSGCYNIQCPGFVIVTRIPWIGIAFPRTSIYGDKKSFTFTPQVFQDGLSGNWGLKIFNEVIGYWPKELFTHLNDGASLIRFGGNTFMSPDGISPPMGNGHFPVIDFQKSSFFLHVKVRNSNYQLLDIEDRETRRYSDSFQCYRLSYWGYAKSNGVSFSFGGPGGDCGT